In a genomic window of Bacillota bacterium:
- a CDS encoding NAD(P)-binding domain-containing protein — MDESYGKQSAEGSETRRLGSITFIGAGSLAWSLVSGLLTRGTVAAEDVRVCNRSSDERLARFAGLGARTGRVKAELVPGAAVVLLAIKPQDAVTAVTEVA; from the coding sequence ATGGACGAAAGTTACGGAAAGCAATCGGCAGAAGGGTCCGAGACCCGGCGACTCGGGTCGATCACCTTCATCGGCGCCGGCAGCCTGGCCTGGAGTCTGGTCAGCGGCCTGTTGACGCGGGGGACCGTCGCCGCCGAGGACGTCCGGGTCTGCAATCGCTCTTCCGACGAGCGGCTGGCCCGTTTCGCCGGCCTGGGCGCCCGGACCGGCCGGGTCAAGGCCGAGCTCGTGCCCGGGGCGGCCGTTGTCCTCCTGGCCATCAAGCCGCAGGACGCGGTCACTGCCGTCACCGAGGTGGC